In a single window of the Bacillus clarus genome:
- a CDS encoding DUF4318 domain-containing protein, with amino-acid sequence MVKAKKGLLKKLLGKSFYIELEDALTYPSAQTICETIEKYAAESREKLEFKSRVKSIHFHLENTRYRAEIRMARGGYYISCSEL; translated from the coding sequence ATGGTGAAAGCAAAGAAAGGGCTTTTAAAAAAACTATTAGGGAAAAGCTTTTATATAGAGTTAGAAGACGCTTTGACATACCCATCGGCCCAAACTATTTGTGAGACTATAGAAAAATACGCTGCGGAGTCTAGAGAAAAGCTGGAATTTAAAAGTAGAGTAAAGTCAATTCATTTTCATTTAGAAAATACACGGTACCGTGCCGAAATACGAATGGCTCGTGGAGGATATTATATATCTTGCAGTGAGCTATGA
- a CDS encoding conserved virulence factor C family protein, with product MKIKAIEPTPSPNTMKVILNEVLPAGARNNYTNENAEQAPKQVQDIIKIEGIKGVYHVADFLAVERNAKYDWKVLLQQVRTVFGEEVVEESEEQQLSHFGEVKVFIQMFFTIPMQVKLTDGTTEERVGLPDRFKESIMKVQMSAPNVVKERKWVEQSTRYGNFEEIGKEVVEEIVAAYSEERVDQTVKELLDQAGAVEVTIQKREPYKVTEEMMADSDWKKRYVALEQMDPTEEDIPVLKKALEDEKVSIRRLATAYLGMVKGDEVLPLLYKALLDRSVSVRRTAGDCLSDVGDSAAMFVMIKSLKDPSKLVRWRAAMFLFELGDESAIPALRVAQDDPEFEVAMQARLALERIEGGEEAKGSVWKQMTESRKGE from the coding sequence GTGAAGATTAAAGCAATTGAACCGACGCCAAGTCCTAATACAATGAAAGTTATTTTAAATGAAGTATTACCAGCAGGAGCACGTAATAACTATACAAATGAAAATGCAGAGCAAGCGCCAAAACAAGTGCAGGATATTATAAAAATTGAGGGCATTAAAGGTGTATACCATGTAGCAGACTTTTTAGCAGTTGAACGAAATGCAAAGTATGATTGGAAAGTATTATTGCAACAAGTACGTACTGTATTTGGAGAAGAAGTAGTAGAAGAAAGTGAAGAGCAGCAACTTTCGCATTTTGGTGAAGTGAAAGTATTTATTCAAATGTTCTTTACTATCCCGATGCAAGTGAAATTAACGGATGGGACAACTGAAGAGCGAGTTGGCTTACCGGATCGTTTTAAAGAATCGATTATGAAAGTACAAATGTCTGCACCTAACGTTGTGAAAGAGCGTAAATGGGTAGAGCAAAGCACACGTTACGGTAACTTTGAAGAAATCGGAAAAGAAGTAGTAGAAGAAATTGTAGCTGCTTATTCAGAAGAACGTGTTGATCAAACTGTAAAAGAATTATTAGATCAAGCGGGTGCTGTAGAAGTAACGATACAAAAGCGTGAACCATATAAAGTAACAGAGGAAATGATGGCTGATTCTGATTGGAAAAAACGCTACGTAGCACTTGAGCAAATGGATCCTACTGAAGAAGATATTCCAGTGTTGAAAAAGGCGTTGGAAGATGAAAAAGTATCTATTCGCCGCCTCGCAACAGCGTACTTAGGTATGGTAAAAGGTGATGAAGTGTTGCCGTTATTATATAAAGCGTTATTAGACCGTTCTGTAAGTGTGCGCCGTACAGCAGGGGATTGCTTATCAGACGTAGGTGATTCAGCAGCGATGTTCGTTATGATCAAATCATTGAAAGATCCAAGTAAATTAGTACGCTGGCGTGCAGCAATGTTCCTATTTGAACTTGGTGATGAGAGTGCAATCCCAGCTTTACGCGTAGCACAGGATGATCCAGAGTTTGAAGTGGCGATGCAAGCGCGTTTAGCTTTAGAACGTATTGAAGGCGGCGAAGAAGCGAAAGGTTCTGTATGGAAGCAAATGACGGAGTCTCGTAAAGGAGAATAA
- a CDS encoding DUF3958 family protein — MSQDIEKQMNQLNQKLRSVFEEQNRNQSAIQTQEQVEEDFHVWKNQNHRLFDRILGTWHRDREMSLFFMNMSQDAQYIERKLTFELENQKETLLKERRDLSDLEDDLSYQQQQLAREVNA; from the coding sequence ATGAGTCAAGATATTGAAAAACAAATGAATCAATTAAATCAAAAATTACGAAGTGTATTTGAAGAACAGAATCGGAATCAATCTGCGATTCAAACACAGGAACAAGTAGAAGAGGATTTTCATGTATGGAAAAATCAAAACCATCGTTTGTTTGACCGTATTTTAGGAACTTGGCATAGAGATAGAGAAATGTCATTGTTTTTTATGAATATGAGTCAAGATGCACAATATATTGAGCGAAAACTTACATTCGAATTAGAAAACCAAAAAGAAACATTGCTTAAAGAAAGACGAGACCTTAGTGATTTAGAAGACGACCTATCCTACCAGCAACAACAATTAGCAAGGGAGGTCAATGCATGA
- a CDS encoding NPP1 family protein yields the protein MRKKVLFSLLCGGTLFISSPFIAASETNISQSLAHQPHPSDFLATLQFDGMDWLDSGEKNFPHAFRFQTYDLDIEHNKENEIKFQIGQSLFGSGTTGWKNRGPNDQRPAVYFHSVTKEDYEVYQYWLYYADNDWINNHEHDWEKYFVYLKNGKPMYVLLSTHNNYSIKPWPDIPKDQNHPLIGVDGGSHAMKWAAEDGVQIRFNGEISKNNGRLDVGDGSIQPWVIYSNDSIEDVQSYATIPDIFYYGDPAYSWNSNEYGDPRDAPWKRSEWNDPPQIRFSAKIS from the coding sequence ATGCGAAAAAAGGTTTTGTTTAGTCTATTGTGTGGAGGGACACTGTTCATAAGCAGCCCTTTTATTGCAGCTTCTGAAACGAACATATCTCAATCTTTGGCACATCAGCCACACCCTTCCGATTTTTTAGCTACTTTACAATTTGATGGAATGGACTGGCTTGATTCTGGAGAGAAAAATTTTCCACATGCTTTTCGATTTCAAACGTATGATCTAGATATTGAACATAATAAAGAAAATGAAATAAAGTTTCAAATTGGACAATCTTTATTTGGAAGTGGCACAACAGGATGGAAAAATAGAGGGCCGAATGATCAAAGACCGGCTGTATACTTTCACTCGGTAACAAAAGAAGATTATGAGGTCTATCAATATTGGCTGTATTATGCAGATAATGATTGGATTAACAATCATGAACATGATTGGGAAAAATATTTCGTTTATTTGAAAAATGGAAAGCCAATGTATGTTTTATTATCTACCCATAATAATTACAGTATAAAGCCCTGGCCAGATATTCCTAAGGACCAAAATCACCCATTAATTGGTGTAGATGGTGGGTCACATGCCATGAAATGGGCAGCTGAAGATGGTGTGCAAATTCGTTTTAATGGTGAAATTTCAAAGAATAATGGACGCTTAGATGTTGGAGATGGTTCCATCCAGCCATGGGTTATATACAGTAATGATTCTATAGAAGATGTCCAGTCCTATGCAACTATACCAGATATTTTCTATTATGGAGATCCAGCTTATAGTTGGAATTCTAATGAATATGGAGATCCTCGCGATGCTCCATGGAAAAGAAGCGAATGGAATGATCCGCCTCAGATAAGGTTTAGTGCGAAAATCAGTTAA
- a CDS encoding HD domain-containing protein — MIKQEQIQKTVTFVKHILEKDASGHDWYHIERVHKLAVSLSEQEGGNRFIIEMSALLHDVADEKLNESEEAGMKKVSDWLEELGVEQEESNHILHIIANMSFKGGHGGKLESLEGKIVQDADRLDALGAIGIARTFAYGGAKGRLMYDPNIPPREVMTKEEYRKNNDPSLNHFYEKLLKLKDLMNTDAAKREAEVRHRYMEEFIEQFMKEWNAQI; from the coding sequence ATGATAAAACAAGAACAAATTCAAAAAACGGTAACTTTCGTAAAACATATTTTAGAAAAAGATGCGAGTGGGCATGATTGGTATCATATTGAGCGTGTACATAAATTAGCGGTTTCTTTATCCGAGCAAGAAGGGGGAAATCGTTTTATAATTGAAATGTCAGCATTACTTCACGATGTAGCAGATGAAAAGTTAAATGAGAGTGAAGAAGCTGGTATGAAAAAAGTTTCAGACTGGCTAGAGGAATTAGGTGTGGAACAGGAAGAAAGTAATCATATTCTCCATATTATTGCGAATATGTCTTTCAAAGGAGGACATGGCGGGAAGCTGGAATCGCTGGAAGGAAAAATTGTTCAAGATGCAGACCGTTTAGACGCTCTTGGGGCAATTGGAATCGCTCGAACTTTTGCTTATGGAGGAGCAAAAGGAAGATTAATGTACGATCCGAATATTCCGCCTCGTGAAGTAATGACAAAAGAAGAGTATCGAAAAAATAATGATCCATCTTTAAATCATTTTTATGAAAAGCTTTTAAAATTGAAAGATTTAATGAATACGGATGCTGCTAAACGAGAGGCTGAAGTTCGTCATCGTTATATGGAAGAATTTATTGAACAATTTATGAAAGAGTGGAATGCACAAATATGA
- a CDS encoding RNA 2'-phosphotransferase, protein MNKQKFYTNLSKEVSYALRHAPWEYELELDENGWVSVDQLLHALHQSIEWRDVKIEDLKIMIEKSEKKRHELKENKIRALYGHSVPIKIVKEEGVPPKFLYHGTSPRFLNSIESNGLSPMSRQYVHLSEDIATAELVGKRKDKHPVILGVNTEKAREEGIKFYLGNEKVWLVDAIPSEFIAIYKN, encoded by the coding sequence TTGAATAAACAAAAATTCTATACAAATTTAAGTAAAGAAGTATCTTATGCTTTACGTCATGCTCCGTGGGAATACGAATTGGAATTAGATGAAAATGGTTGGGTGTCTGTGGACCAACTTTTACACGCGCTTCATCAATCAATTGAATGGAGAGATGTGAAGATAGAGGATTTAAAAATAATGATTGAGAAATCAGAGAAAAAAAGACATGAGCTAAAAGAAAATAAAATTCGTGCGTTGTATGGACATTCTGTTCCCATAAAAATAGTAAAGGAAGAAGGCGTTCCACCTAAGTTCCTTTATCATGGTACATCTCCTCGCTTTTTAAATTCTATTGAATCCAATGGGCTATCACCTATGTCTAGACAATATGTCCATCTTTCTGAAGATATTGCAACTGCTGAATTAGTGGGAAAAAGAAAAGATAAGCATCCTGTTATTTTAGGAGTTAATACTGAAAAAGCTAGAGAAGAAGGCATTAAATTTTATTTAGGAAATGAAAAAGTTTGGTTAGTAGATGCGATTCCTAGTGAATTTATCGCAATTTATAAAAATTGA
- a CDS encoding single-stranded DNA-binding protein codes for MMNRVVLIGRLTKDPELYYTKQGIAYARICVAVSRGFRNSLGEQQADFIYCVVWRKSAENVSEYCQKGSLVGITGRIHTSNYDNEQGERRYRTEVVVERITFLERKREGASQ; via the coding sequence ATGATGAATCGAGTTGTATTAATCGGAAGGTTGACAAAGGATCCAGAATTATACTACACAAAACAGGGAATTGCATATGCACGAATATGTGTGGCAGTAAGTAGAGGGTTTCGAAATAGTTTAGGTGAACAACAAGCAGATTTCATTTACTGCGTAGTTTGGAGAAAATCTGCTGAAAATGTATCAGAGTATTGTCAAAAGGGATCTCTTGTTGGAATTACTGGCCGTATTCATACAAGTAATTATGATAATGAACAAGGGGAGAGGAGATATAGAACAGAGGTGGTGGTTGAGAGGATAACGTTTTTGGAGAGAAAGAGGGAAGGCGCTTCACAGTAA
- a CDS encoding thiol-disulfide oxidoreductase DCC family protein codes for MIVFYDSWCPMCTAVADRTKKLDKKGKMKFVSFRDEDVVDQYELSEGLQSKMEQRLYILKNNKWYDGIHSIYVLAKAVPSYWFAVPFIKLSIAFGFGSKVYDYIANNRKLVPVGHCQKGVCEIPVKK; via the coding sequence ATGATTGTTTTCTATGATAGTTGGTGTCCGATGTGTACAGCAGTAGCAGATCGTACGAAGAAACTTGATAAAAAAGGCAAGATGAAATTTGTTTCATTTCGAGATGAAGATGTAGTTGATCAATACGAACTTTCTGAAGGATTGCAGAGCAAGATGGAACAAAGACTGTATATTTTAAAAAACAATAAATGGTACGACGGTATTCATAGTATTTACGTATTAGCGAAGGCAGTCCCATCTTATTGGTTTGCAGTTCCTTTTATTAAGCTATCGATAGCATTTGGATTTGGAAGTAAAGTATATGATTATATTGCTAATAATAGAAAACTTGTACCAGTTGGCCATTGCCAGAAAGGGGTTTGTGAAATCCCTGTAAAAAAATGA
- a CDS encoding ABC-F family ATP-binding cassette domain-containing protein — MKMLTVENVSKSYGDQPLFDGLSCSIAEGQRAGIIGVNGTGKSTLLKIIAGVETPDTGDMTHSRGYTISYLSQQPDFDEKLTVLEQVFHGDTPLIRLLREYEQALLNIEKDPSNEKVQEQLFAMQQRMDAMNAWEANANAKSLLTKLGITDFTAIVGNLSGGQKKRIAMAQCFIETPDLLILDEPTNHLDHETVEWLEEYLSRYTGAVLLVTHDRYFLDRVTNRIFELDNGKLYSYEGNYSTFLEAKALREEQELAQESKRQNLYRRELAWIRRGAKARSTKQKARIQRFEELKGQEGPAAKQSVDIALSGSRLGKKVLELKDVTKKFGNKTVLHNFNHIVKPGDRIGIIGANGSGKSSLLNMLAGKLAPDSGEIEVGQTVKVAYYTQENEEMNLNQRMIEYIKEIAEVIHTTDGKVIGASQMLERFLFPTHSHGTPLGKLSGGERRRLYLLRILMGEPNVLLLDEPTNDLDTQTLTVLEDYLEDFPGVVLTVSHDRYFLDKVVDELFIFTGEGEVREFLGSYTDYLDMQRTKEIIEKAEVQKEKKVEEAPKQQRKRKLSYHEQREWETIEDTIAALEEKLEAIGEELANVGSDFTKAQELSEAGQKTEEELEKAMERWSELSDIVEGLK, encoded by the coding sequence ATGAAAATGTTAACAGTGGAAAACGTATCAAAATCATATGGAGACCAACCGTTATTTGATGGATTGTCATGTAGTATTGCAGAAGGACAACGCGCAGGGATTATTGGTGTAAATGGTACTGGTAAATCAACATTATTAAAAATTATTGCAGGGGTAGAAACTCCTGATACAGGTGATATGACCCATTCACGTGGGTATACAATTAGTTATTTATCACAACAGCCAGATTTTGATGAAAAATTAACAGTACTGGAGCAAGTATTCCATGGGGATACACCGTTAATCCGTCTTCTTCGTGAATATGAACAAGCGCTATTAAACATAGAAAAAGACCCAAGTAATGAAAAGGTGCAAGAGCAATTATTCGCTATGCAGCAACGTATGGATGCGATGAATGCATGGGAAGCGAATGCCAATGCAAAATCACTTTTAACGAAATTAGGAATTACAGATTTCACTGCAATTGTTGGGAATTTATCTGGTGGACAGAAGAAACGTATTGCGATGGCACAATGTTTTATTGAGACGCCTGATTTATTAATATTGGATGAGCCTACGAACCATCTTGATCATGAGACAGTTGAATGGCTAGAAGAATATTTATCTCGATATACAGGAGCGGTATTACTTGTAACCCATGACCGTTATTTCTTAGATCGCGTTACAAATCGTATTTTTGAATTAGACAATGGTAAGTTGTATAGCTATGAAGGGAACTATAGTACATTTTTAGAGGCGAAAGCACTTCGTGAAGAACAAGAGTTAGCGCAAGAGTCAAAACGTCAAAATCTATATCGTCGTGAACTTGCATGGATTCGTCGTGGTGCCAAAGCTCGTTCTACAAAACAAAAGGCACGTATTCAGCGCTTTGAAGAACTAAAGGGGCAAGAAGGACCAGCAGCGAAGCAATCAGTTGATATTGCGCTTAGTGGAAGTCGTTTAGGAAAGAAAGTACTTGAGTTAAAAGATGTAACGAAAAAATTCGGTAATAAAACGGTATTGCATAACTTTAATCATATTGTGAAACCAGGCGATCGTATTGGGATTATTGGAGCGAACGGTAGCGGGAAATCATCTCTATTAAATATGCTTGCAGGTAAGCTAGCTCCTGATAGTGGTGAAATTGAAGTTGGACAAACTGTAAAAGTTGCTTATTATACACAAGAAAATGAAGAGATGAATTTAAATCAAAGAATGATTGAATATATTAAAGAGATTGCAGAAGTTATTCATACGACAGATGGAAAAGTAATCGGAGCATCCCAAATGCTTGAGCGCTTCTTATTCCCAACTCATTCACACGGAACACCACTTGGTAAACTATCTGGTGGTGAAAGAAGACGTTTATACTTATTGCGTATATTAATGGGAGAACCGAACGTATTATTACTTGATGAACCTACCAATGATCTAGATACACAAACATTAACAGTGTTAGAAGATTATTTAGAAGATTTCCCTGGTGTCGTTCTTACTGTATCGCATGACCGTTATTTCTTAGATAAAGTAGTAGATGAGTTATTTATCTTTACTGGTGAAGGCGAAGTAAGGGAGTTTTTGGGCAGTTACACTGATTATTTAGATATGCAAAGAACGAAAGAAATAATTGAGAAAGCAGAAGTGCAAAAGGAGAAGAAAGTAGAAGAAGCACCGAAGCAGCAACGTAAGCGTAAACTTTCTTATCATGAACAGCGTGAATGGGAAACGATTGAAGATACAATTGCAGCACTTGAAGAGAAGCTTGAAGCAATTGGAGAAGAACTAGCGAATGTCGGTTCTGATTTCACAAAAGCGCAAGAACTATCTGAAGCAGGGCAGAAAACAGAGGAAGAGTTAGAAAAAGCGATGGAACGTTGGAGTGAACTATCTGACATCGTTGAAGGTTTAAAATAA
- a CDS encoding BrxA/BrxB family bacilliredoxin, with translation MSNAYEEYMRQMVIPMRQELVRSGFEELTTEEAVTEFMENVTGTTLVVVNSVCGCAAGLARPSAGQAVVRAEKQPDHLVTVFAGQDKDATAKMREYFGEIPPSSPSMALLKGKEVVHFIHRHEIEGATMDEIITNLEQAFEKNC, from the coding sequence ATGTCAAATGCATATGAAGAATACATGCGTCAAATGGTAATTCCAATGCGCCAAGAGTTAGTGCGTTCTGGATTTGAAGAGTTAACTACAGAAGAAGCTGTAACAGAATTTATGGAGAACGTAACAGGTACGACATTAGTTGTTGTAAACTCTGTTTGTGGTTGTGCAGCTGGTTTAGCACGTCCGTCAGCAGGCCAAGCGGTTGTACGTGCTGAAAAACAACCTGATCATCTTGTAACTGTATTTGCAGGTCAAGATAAAGACGCTACTGCGAAAATGCGTGAATACTTCGGAGAAATTCCTCCATCTTCACCATCTATGGCGCTATTGAAAGGGAAAGAAGTTGTTCACTTCATTCACCGTCATGAAATTGAAGGCGCAACAATGGACGAAATTATTACAAACTTAGAACAAGCTTTTGAAAAGAATTGCTAA
- a CDS encoding Fic family protein: MRNFFEDKYKNIGLKRKLINLVSEISEYKGRLSAYQEQRPDIFINLEKTIPLHYTKNFTTIYKDIKVPNKRLKELILDDIVPQNIEEDAIFCYFQTLSLVHKRSCTLSVSPETIQELHFQLIHYSTSDSAKWRKKPFSIPGIPENGMHTSSYRPLPHELIPQAMEQLCDQYNSLNNNKELHSLLLIARFILNFYCIVPFSQGNGRLALMLMQLLLVKSGHTFVKYVCLDKYIKGNESEYYDSIYKSSVNWYCDEHNISFWLKMFLNIILEAYRDLHATILDSICKNTKVERIQNFILKQKHPFTKECIRSIHPDIAESTISKALSSLQLFGHIKLVSKGRNAQWIKV, encoded by the coding sequence ATGAGAAATTTTTTTGAAGACAAGTACAAAAATATTGGGCTTAAAAGAAAATTAATAAACTTAGTAAGTGAAATTAGTGAATACAAGGGAAGATTATCCGCCTATCAAGAACAAAGGCCTGATATATTCATTAATTTAGAGAAGACTATACCTTTGCATTACACGAAAAACTTTACTACTATATATAAAGATATAAAAGTTCCAAATAAAAGATTAAAAGAACTTATTTTAGATGATATAGTGCCTCAAAACATCGAAGAAGATGCTATTTTTTGTTATTTCCAAACTCTGTCCCTTGTACATAAAAGATCTTGTACTTTATCAGTTAGTCCAGAAACTATACAAGAATTGCATTTTCAATTAATACATTATAGTACCTCTGATAGTGCAAAATGGCGCAAAAAACCATTTTCCATCCCAGGAATCCCGGAAAATGGGATGCATACAAGTAGTTATCGTCCTCTCCCACATGAGCTTATTCCACAGGCTATGGAACAATTATGTGATCAATACAATTCTTTAAACAATAATAAGGAACTACATTCCCTTTTATTAATCGCTCGTTTTATATTAAATTTTTATTGCATAGTCCCTTTTAGTCAAGGAAATGGTAGGCTAGCGCTTATGTTAATGCAATTACTATTAGTAAAAAGCGGACACACATTTGTAAAATATGTTTGTTTAGATAAATATATTAAGGGAAATGAGTCAGAATATTACGATTCCATATACAAATCTTCAGTTAATTGGTACTGTGATGAGCATAATATTAGTTTTTGGCTAAAAATGTTTTTAAATATTATATTAGAGGCCTACCGAGACTTGCATGCTACAATCCTAGATTCTATATGTAAAAATACTAAAGTTGAACGCATTCAAAATTTTATCCTAAAACAAAAACACCCTTTTACTAAAGAATGTATCCGTAGTATCCATCCAGATATAGCCGAAAGTACAATCAGTAAAGCTTTAAGCTCCTTACAATTATTTGGCCATATTAAGTTAGTTTCAAAAGGAAGAAATGCGCAATGGATTAAAGTTTAG
- a CDS encoding TIGR04197 family type VII secretion effector yields MGQFQSNFQSAQQIATQMRAASDTIQSATNRSIKKATRTTLSVNSKAQEANQQFLDLTKQFSAAFQQAVDNIHTVAKEFERMDHELQNIFR; encoded by the coding sequence ATGGGACAATTTCAAAGTAATTTTCAATCGGCACAACAAATCGCTACGCAGATGAGAGCAGCGTCGGATACCATCCAAAGTGCAACAAATCGCTCTATAAAAAAAGCGACGCGTACTACGCTTTCTGTTAATTCAAAAGCACAAGAAGCGAACCAACAATTTTTAGATTTGACGAAACAATTTTCCGCCGCCTTTCAACAAGCGGTCGATAACATTCATACGGTAGCTAAAGAATTTGAGAGAATGGATCACGAACTTCAAAATATTTTTCGCTAA
- a CDS encoding Bax inhibitor-1/YccA family protein has translation MRTSNPMLKKEAFRKEGASASAMTIGGTVGKTFIMLILLLATSVYSYIQMMQGTMKMPVLIGALVVAAIIAFASIFFPRMSPIGAPIYAAVEGIVLGSISAVYTMKFGDSIVLNAVLLTISILFAMLVLYATRVVKVTDKFRTGVMAATMGIMVMYLIVFLLNMFGVTVPYIHQGGTIGIIISAVVIVVAALNLLLDFDLIESGARSEAPKYMEWYSAMGLMMTLVWLYLEILRFVSYFTKND, from the coding sequence ATGAGAACATCTAATCCAATGTTGAAAAAAGAGGCATTCCGTAAAGAGGGAGCGAGCGCTTCTGCGATGACTATCGGCGGAACGGTAGGAAAAACGTTTATTATGCTTATTCTGCTTCTTGCGACGTCTGTCTATTCATACATACAGATGATGCAGGGTACGATGAAAATGCCAGTGTTAATTGGTGCTTTAGTAGTTGCGGCAATCATTGCATTTGCGTCTATATTCTTCCCGCGCATGTCACCTATCGGTGCGCCGATCTATGCGGCAGTAGAAGGGATTGTGCTTGGTAGTATTTCAGCGGTTTATACAATGAAATTTGGCGATTCTATCGTTTTAAACGCTGTATTATTAACAATCTCAATTTTATTTGCGATGTTAGTGTTATACGCAACTCGTGTAGTAAAAGTAACTGATAAATTCCGTACAGGTGTTATGGCAGCGACAATGGGAATTATGGTTATGTATTTAATCGTGTTCCTACTAAATATGTTTGGTGTTACAGTTCCATATATTCACCAAGGTGGAACAATCGGTATTATCATTAGTGCAGTTGTTATTGTAGTTGCTGCATTAAATTTATTACTAGATTTCGATTTAATCGAAAGCGGTGCACGTAGCGAAGCTCCGAAATATATGGAGTGGTATAGTGCAATGGGTTTAATGATGACACTAGTATGGCTATACTTAGAAATTCTTCGTTTCGTTTCTTATTTTACGAAGAATGACTAA
- a CDS encoding cysteine hydrolase family protein translates to MMKNCTALLIIDVQVGSFEENKVLYKETELLKTIQQLVSKARSVTAPIFYMKFNGKQGSLLRRGTPGWKIHEAIAPTKHDSVLEKNHPDSFHKTNLQQELEIRNIKQIVIAGIQSEICIDATCRRAFSLGYDVTLAEDGHSTYDSIVLSAPRIIKHHNDILAQWFADVKKARDIEF, encoded by the coding sequence ATGATGAAAAACTGTACAGCATTACTCATTATTGATGTACAGGTAGGATCATTTGAGGAGAACAAGGTACTGTATAAAGAAACAGAATTATTAAAAACCATTCAACAATTGGTGTCTAAAGCTCGTTCTGTTACAGCTCCTATTTTTTATATGAAGTTTAACGGGAAACAAGGTTCTTTACTTAGACGAGGAACTCCAGGATGGAAAATTCATGAAGCGATTGCGCCGACTAAACATGACAGTGTTCTTGAAAAAAATCACCCTGATTCCTTTCATAAAACAAATCTTCAACAAGAACTGGAAATAAGGAATATAAAACAAATTGTTATAGCGGGAATCCAATCTGAAATTTGTATAGATGCAACATGCCGGCGTGCGTTTAGCTTAGGGTATGATGTTACTCTTGCAGAGGATGGACATAGTACATATGACTCTATAGTATTATCTGCGCCTCGAATTATTAAGCATCATAATGATATACTAGCTCAATGGTTTGCTGACGTGAAAAAAGCAAGAGACATTGAATTTTAG
- a CDS encoding class I SAM-dependent methyltransferase produces MIVTTAGRTNKEMTDYTKKVAEELNSSFVIRNDLPVYKLHEQYEQDVLVVGKNRLAIYPKGTEESFFFHPNSAMFRVKRLMRGEHDPFVQAAKLESGMTVLDCTLGMASDSIVASYVVGESGKVTGLEGNEYMAYIMKKGLQTWSSAVPEIDEAMQRIRVKQTEHFAFLKQCEDNSYDVVYLDPMFEETVIESDGIRGLKHFALYHDITDETIAEAKRVTRKRVVLKDHFRSSRFEKHNFHVQKRKSAKFHFGVIEPC; encoded by the coding sequence ATGATTGTAACAACAGCAGGACGAACAAATAAGGAAATGACAGACTATACAAAAAAGGTAGCAGAAGAACTAAATAGTTCTTTTGTTATACGTAATGATCTACCTGTGTACAAATTACATGAGCAGTATGAACAAGACGTTCTTGTCGTAGGAAAGAATCGATTAGCTATTTATCCAAAAGGTACGGAAGAGTCGTTTTTCTTTCATCCAAACTCAGCGATGTTTCGTGTGAAAAGATTAATGCGAGGGGAACATGATCCATTTGTTCAAGCTGCAAAATTAGAGAGTGGAATGACAGTATTAGATTGTACACTCGGCATGGCATCAGACAGTATTGTAGCTAGTTATGTCGTTGGTGAAAGCGGAAAAGTAACAGGACTTGAAGGAAATGAATATATGGCTTATATCATGAAGAAAGGTTTGCAAACATGGTCTTCAGCTGTTCCAGAAATTGATGAGGCTATGCAAAGAATTCGTGTAAAGCAAACGGAACACTTCGCGTTTTTAAAACAATGTGAAGATAATAGCTATGACGTCGTTTATCTTGATCCGATGTTTGAAGAAACTGTCATCGAATCAGATGGAATTAGAGGACTAAAACACTTCGCTTTGTATCATGATATTACTGATGAAACGATTGCTGAAGCGAAGCGTGTTACGAGAAAGCGTGTCGTTTTAAAAGATCATTTTCGTAGCTCTAGATTTGAAAAGCACAATTTTCATGTGCAAAAAAGAAAAAGTGCAAAATTTCATTTTGGGGTAATTGAACCTTGCTAA